A single window of Plasmodium relictum strain SGS1 genome assembly, contig: PRELSG_00_v1_95, whole genome shotgun sequence DNA harbors:
- a CDS encoding U2 small nuclear ribonucleoprotein A', putative, producing the protein MRITIDMINEADQSINPVNENTISLRGNKISVIENLGVTKDYFECIDLSDNEIIKLNNLPYLQRLKTLILCNNKIARIDSDIFENIPNLNSLILTNNKLEKLSDLNSLFKAKKLTRLSLLENSVSKLENYREYLIFNLPSLKYLDFQKIKKKDREIATEVMKNFNPNNKENNELS; encoded by the exons atgagAATAACAATTGACATGATAAATGAAGCAGATCAATCTATAAATCCTGTTAACGAAAATACTATCTCTTTAAGAg gaaataaaataagtgtAATTGAAAATTTAGGGGTTACTAAAGATTATTTTGAATGCATTGATTTGAGtgataatgaaattataaaGTTAAATAATTTACCTTACCTACAAAGATTAAAAACATTAATATTATGCAACAATAAAATAGCAAGAATTGACAGCGATATATTTGAAAACATACCTAATTTAAATTCGTTAATCTTAACTAATAATAAG TTAGAAAAATTATCAGATCTCAACTCACTTTTTAAAGCTAAAAAGTTAACTAGACTTAGCTTACTAGAAAATTCTGTTTCCAA attaGAAAACTATCGTgagtatttaatttttaatttgccTTCATTAAAGTATTTagattttcaaaaaataaaaaagaaagataGGGAAATAGCAACAGaagtaatgaaaaattttaaccCAAATAATAAAG aAAATAACGAATTAAGCTAA